From one Humulus lupulus chromosome 8, drHumLupu1.1, whole genome shotgun sequence genomic stretch:
- the LOC133798279 gene encoding uncharacterized protein LOC133798279, with translation MGFCKEEKSKRVLRIIKTVFFLITMLISLLLFSAPVLLVIADTLLPSAILSASISPRHTASSQDNPTSSSPLEILSFHFRNYDFRYSLIDIPIISIVRSAVIICVYSFCDGPRLSRGPYLGITTVCSLLSLVFVSLKASYVFGVSSVDQEGYINMRVAEIALFLCSLVLAVGHIIVAYRTSCRERRKLLVYKIDIEAVSACKKGFPRYQKILQEERTK, from the exons ATGGGTTTTTGCAAAGAAGAGAAATCGAAAAGAGTTTTGAGGATAATAAAGACTGTGTTTTTCTTGATCACCATGTTGATTTCTCTTCTCCTATTCTCGGCTCCGGTTCTTCTTGTTATTGCCGATACCCTACTCCCTTCggcgattctctccgcctcgattTCTCCACGTCATACGGCGTCGTCCCAGGATAATCCTACCTCTTCTTCACCGCTCGAAATCCTCTCTTTTCATTTCAGAAACTACGATTTTCGATACTCTCTCATTGATATTCCAATCATTTCCATTGTCAGATCAGCCGTCATCATCT gTGTTTATAGCTTCTGTGATGGACCAAGGCTATCGAGAGGACCATATTTGGGGATTACAACAGTGTGTTCTCTTCTTTCTCTTGTGTTTGTTTCGTTAAAAGCTTCTTATGTATTTGGGGTTTCGAGCGTGGATCAAGAAGGGTATATCAATATGAGAGTAGCCGAAATAGCCTTATTCTTATGCTCACTGGTATTGGCCGTGGGTCATATTATTGTGGCTTATAGAACTAGCTGCAGAGAAAGACGAAAGCTTTTAGTTTACAAAATCGACATTGAAGCT GTTTCAGCTTGCAAGAAAGGGTTTCCAAGGTATCAAAAGATTcttcaagaagaaagaaccaagtAA